A genomic segment from Solidesulfovibrio carbinolicus encodes:
- a CDS encoding phosphocholine cytidylyltransferase family protein, with amino-acid sequence MKAIILAAGVGSRLGKPFPKALSQLPSGETIMGRQIRILRENGLSEIIVVVGFKMALLMEHFPSVLYKYNPEFYLTNTSKSLLCALEHVEREDALWVNGDVVFDPQIIADMIARGGNVVAVDKKKCAEEEVKYRTDHRGGIVEISKTVSEPEGEALGINTIGAHHLEVFRQALRECGDKDYFEKAMELVIERGVTFVPMDVSDYRCIEVDFEEDLQNARQLFAV; translated from the coding sequence TCTGGCGGCCGGCGTCGGTTCCCGGCTGGGCAAGCCGTTTCCCAAGGCCTTGTCCCAGCTGCCCAGCGGAGAAACCATCATGGGCCGGCAGATCCGCATTTTGCGGGAAAACGGCCTGAGCGAGATCATCGTGGTCGTCGGGTTCAAGATGGCGCTTTTAATGGAGCATTTTCCCAGCGTCCTGTACAAGTACAACCCGGAATTTTACCTGACCAACACCTCCAAAAGCCTGCTGTGCGCCCTGGAGCATGTCGAGCGTGAGGACGCGCTGTGGGTCAACGGCGACGTGGTGTTCGATCCCCAGATCATCGCCGACATGATCGCCCGGGGCGGCAACGTGGTGGCCGTGGACAAGAAGAAGTGCGCCGAGGAAGAGGTCAAGTACCGCACCGACCATCGGGGCGGCATTGTGGAGATCTCCAAGACCGTGAGCGAACCCGAAGGCGAGGCCCTGGGCATCAACACCATCGGCGCCCATCACCTGGAAGTCTTCCGGCAGGCGCTTCGGGAGTGCGGGGACAAGGATTATTTTGAGAAGGCCATGGAACTGGTCATCGAGCGCGGCGTGACCTTCGTGCCCATGGACGTGTCGGACTACCGCTGCATCGAGGTCGATTTCGAGGAAGATTTGCAAAACGCCCGCCAGCTGTTCGCGGTGTAG